In the Campylobacteraceae bacterium genome, one interval contains:
- the aroA gene encoding 3-phosphoshikimate 1-carboxyvinyltransferase, translating into MESINIEAVKQSFNKTIDTIASDKSISHRCAMFSIFSNKTSKIKNFLTAEDTLNSLSIIEQLGASVKRDGSYIEITPNENFIEPEEILDCGNAGTGMRLFTGLLSSMNGAFVLSGDKYLNNRPMNRVVKPLRSIGANIDGRENGNKAPLFIRGGTLKAFTYTSPIDSAQIKSAMILAALKADGICKYKENELTRDHTERMLKGMGADIFTDEEGFINISPLKGKLKPLEITVPTDPSSAFFFAVAAAITPNAKVVLKNVTLNPTRIEAYKILEKMGAKIEFILKENKYEPMGDIVVEQSELKPVHIKDNIPWLIDELPALAIAMACAKGISKVSNAKELRVKESDRIASVVNNLKLCNINFNEFDDGYEIIGGNLQKASIDSHGDHRIAMSFAIAGLKCGMEIKDIECIQTSFPNFFDILDDLRKT; encoded by the coding sequence ATGGAAAGTATAAATATTGAAGCAGTAAAACAAAGTTTTAACAAAACAATTGACACAATAGCAAGTGATAAATCTATTTCACACAGATGTGCAATGTTTTCAATTTTTTCGAATAAAACAAGTAAAATTAAAAATTTTTTAACAGCAGAAGATACACTTAATTCCTTAAGTATTATTGAGCAATTAGGTGCAAGTGTAAAAAGAGACGGTTCTTACATTGAAATTACTCCTAATGAGAATTTCATTGAACCAGAAGAAATTTTGGACTGTGGTAATGCTGGTACAGGAATGCGTTTATTTACGGGTTTATTGTCTTCAATGAATGGTGCTTTTGTTTTAAGTGGAGATAAATATTTAAACAACAGGCCAATGAACCGTGTGGTTAAACCTTTACGTAGTATTGGAGCAAATATTGATGGACGTGAGAATGGAAACAAAGCGCCTTTATTTATAAGAGGTGGAACATTAAAAGCGTTTACCTATACTTCTCCCATTGATTCAGCTCAAATAAAATCTGCAATGATTTTAGCTGCTTTAAAAGCAGATGGCATTTGTAAATATAAAGAAAACGAATTAACAAGAGACCATACAGAGAGAATGCTTAAAGGGATGGGAGCTGATATTTTTACAGATGAAGAAGGTTTTATTAATATAAGCCCCTTAAAAGGAAAACTTAAACCTCTAGAAATTACTGTTCCAACGGATCCCTCCTCTGCCTTCTTTTTTGCAGTGGCAGCTGCAATTACTCCTAATGCAAAAGTTGTATTAAAGAATGTAACCTTAAATCCTACACGAATAGAAGCCTATAAAATTCTTGAGAAAATGGGTGCAAAAATAGAGTTTATATTGAAAGAAAATAAATATGAACCTATGGGAGATATTGTAGTAGAACAGAGTGAATTAAAGCCTGTTCATATTAAAGACAATATTCCTTGGTTAATAGATGAATTACCTGCTCTTGCTATTGCTATGGCTTGTGCTAAAGGAATATCTAAAGTTTCTAATGCAAAAGAGTTAAGAGTAAAAGAAAGTGACAGAATAGCTTCTGTTGTAAATAACCTTAAACTGTGCAATATAAACTTCAATGAGTTTGATGATGGTTACGAAATAATAGGTGGAAACTTACAAAAAGCAAGTATCGATTCACATGGAGATCATAGAATTGCCATGAGTTTTGCAATTGCAGGACTTAAGTGTGGTATGGAAATTAAAGACATAGAATGTATTCAAACCTCCTTTCCTAATTTTTTTGATATCTTAGATGATTTAAGGAAAACATAA
- a CDS encoding 4-hydroxy-3-methylbut-2-enyl diphosphate reductase, producing MKVELAASYGFCFGVKRAIEIAEKHKNAATMGPLIHNQNEIDRLQNDYNVGLYEKLEDVKDNQTIIIRTHGIPKNDLKFLRAKDTKVINATCPFVTTPQQIVKKMSKEGYSILIFGDSNHPEVKGVQSYGEDQEDVHIVINPKEIDSIKFKHDKVATIAQTTKKKEKYLEIVNALILKNKEVRVFNTICDATLENQDAAKELSQKVDIMIVIGGKNSSNTKQLHSICIENCKDSYLIENEKDLKPQWFNNKSNCGLTAGASTPDWVIQAVQKYIEKI from the coding sequence ATGAAAGTAGAACTAGCGGCTTCTTATGGTTTTTGTTTTGGTGTAAAAAGAGCCATTGAAATCGCAGAGAAACATAAAAATGCTGCAACAATGGGACCTTTAATACATAATCAAAATGAAATCGATCGTTTACAAAATGATTATAATGTAGGTTTATATGAAAAACTAGAAGATGTAAAAGACAATCAAACCATAATTATTAGAACCCATGGAATTCCTAAAAATGATTTGAAGTTTTTAAGAGCTAAAGATACAAAAGTAATTAATGCAACCTGCCCTTTTGTAACAACGCCTCAACAAATTGTTAAAAAGATGTCTAAAGAAGGGTATTCCATTTTAATTTTTGGAGACAGTAATCATCCAGAAGTTAAGGGTGTACAGTCTTATGGTGAAGACCAAGAGGATGTTCATATTGTAATCAATCCAAAAGAGATAGATAGCATTAAATTTAAACACGATAAAGTTGCAACCATTGCGCAAACAACAAAAAAGAAAGAAAAATATCTTGAAATTGTAAACGCGCTTATTTTAAAAAACAAAGAAGTAAGAGTATTTAATACTATTTGTGATGCAACGCTTGAAAATCAAGATGCAGCAAAAGAACTGTCTCAAAAAGTTGACATTATGATAGTAATTGGTGGAAAAAACTCGTCCAATACCAAACAACTTCATTCCATTTGTATTGAGAACTGCAAAGACTCGTATTTAATCGAAAACGAGAAAGATTTAAAACCCCAATGGTTCAATAATAAAAGTAACTGTGGACTTACTGCAGGTGCTTCAACACCTGATTGGGTAATACAAGCTGTACAGAAATATATAGAAAAAATATAG
- a CDS encoding 30S ribosomal protein S1, whose protein sequence is MGIDDIDLGEEFDFEQMLNESFENTENNSVVTGVVVEIEGDRVLVDVGQKIEGQLYVSEITVNGELKFNKGDDIPVMLLGVRGERPSISYRKVLQKEKFDAFIAEHGEDVEGIVIEGKIISVKNRGGFVLEDENGCEYFMPMAQSYLKAIGAVGKKIKAKVLKVNAAQNSIIVSRKKLIEDSKAEKDSKVAIIIEKGEPVNGIIKKITSYGMFIDLDGIDGLVNYNEISYKGPVNPANYYDEGDEVTVAILSYEKTKQHLSLSIKAALPNPWEEIRDELEVGDTITVTVSNFESYGAFVDLGNDIEGLLHISEISWNKNLKNPKDILTLGEEINVEVIELEIDKKRLRVSLKTLQEKPFAKFKKENKTGDIVTGKIATLTEFGAFVTIGEVDGLLHNEEASWESNAKCKLIYKKGDDVEVKIIKIDSDKENISLSVKEISESPAQAFQAANKVGDIIKGQIKDLKDFGLFIKIEDNLDGLVRTEDFGPLAEEPEALEIGKEIEAVIVNIDTKRNRVRLSIKRLEQQQQRELLKEVNDTSSMTLGDLLKDQMK, encoded by the coding sequence ATGGGTATTGATGACATTGATTTAGGCGAAGAGTTCGATTTTGAGCAAATGCTTAACGAGTCTTTTGAAAATACAGAGAATAACTCTGTAGTAACAGGTGTGGTTGTAGAAATCGAAGGTGACAGAGTTTTAGTAGACGTTGGTCAAAAGATCGAAGGTCAACTTTATGTTTCTGAAATCACAGTTAATGGTGAATTAAAGTTTAATAAGGGTGATGATATCCCTGTTATGCTTTTAGGTGTAAGAGGTGAAAGACCTTCTATTTCTTACAGAAAAGTACTTCAAAAAGAAAAATTTGATGCATTTATCGCTGAACACGGTGAAGATGTTGAAGGTATTGTAATTGAGGGTAAAATTATTTCTGTAAAAAACAGAGGTGGATTTGTACTTGAAGATGAGAATGGTTGTGAATATTTCATGCCTATGGCTCAGTCTTACTTAAAAGCAATTGGTGCTGTTGGTAAAAAAATTAAAGCGAAAGTTTTAAAAGTAAATGCAGCACAAAATTCAATTATTGTTTCTAGAAAAAAATTAATTGAAGATTCTAAAGCTGAAAAAGATTCTAAAGTTGCAATCATAATTGAAAAAGGTGAACCAGTTAATGGAATCATCAAAAAAATTACATCTTACGGTATGTTTATTGATTTAGACGGTATTGATGGATTGGTTAACTATAACGAGATTTCTTATAAAGGTCCTGTTAATCCTGCAAATTATTATGATGAAGGTGATGAAGTTACTGTTGCTATTCTTTCATATGAAAAAACAAAACAACATTTATCATTATCAATCAAAGCAGCACTTCCAAACCCTTGGGAAGAAATTAGAGACGAATTAGAAGTAGGTGATACTATTACTGTTACTGTTTCTAACTTTGAATCTTATGGTGCATTTGTTGATTTAGGAAATGATATTGAAGGTTTATTACATATTTCTGAAATTTCATGGAATAAAAACTTAAAAAACCCAAAAGACATTCTTACTTTAGGTGAAGAAATTAATGTTGAAGTAATTGAACTTGAAATTGATAAAAAAAGATTAAGAGTATCATTAAAAACATTACAAGAAAAACCTTTTGCTAAATTCAAAAAAGAAAATAAAACAGGTGACATTGTTACTGGTAAAATTGCAACATTAACTGAATTTGGTGCTTTTGTTACTATTGGTGAAGTTGATGGTTTATTACACAATGAAGAAGCTTCTTGGGAATCAAATGCTAAATGTAAATTAATTTACAAAAAAGGCGATGATGTTGAAGTTAAAATCATTAAAATTGATTCTGACAAAGAAAATATTTCTTTATCTGTTAAAGAAATTTCTGAATCACCTGCACAAGCATTCCAAGCAGCTAATAAAGTTGGAGACATTATTAAAGGGCAAATTAAAGACTTAAAAGACTTTGGTTTATTCATTAAAATTGAAGATAACTTAGATGGTCTTGTACGAACTGAAGACTTTGGACCTTTAGCTGAAGAACCAGAAGCATTAGAAATTGGTAAAGAAATTGAAGCAGTAATTGTGAATATTGATACTAAAAGAAATAGAGTTAGATTATCTATTAAAAGATTAGAGCAACAACAACAAAGAGAATTATTAAAAGAAGTAAATGATACTTCATCTATGACTTTAGGTGATTTATTAAAAGACCAAATGAAATAA
- a CDS encoding phosphoglycerate dehydrogenase: protein MTKHTIVVCDHIHEDGLNILQNTQDINYVYAADIDKTALLDVVKDADVVITRSSTDVDERFLSSATNLKALIRAGVGYDNVDMDGCSKRGIIAMNVPTANTIAAVELTMTHLLSCMRKMPYAHSQLKDQRIWKREDWYGRELFGKKLGVIGFGNIGHRVALRAKSFEMDVITFDPYVPSTKATDLGIKYASSFEEILDCDIITIHTPKNKETLNIIGEEEIARMKDGVVLINCARGGLYNEDALYNNLKSGKISMAGIDVFIKEPATSNKLLDLDNIIVTAHLGANTKESQKQISIQAAQNAIEAARGIAYPNALNLPIDESKIPNFVKPYIELTQKMAFLLAQSDKAAIRSITISAQGDIKEYLDSLTTFATVGALSVSAENDVNYVNASFIAKEKNITFEETEVLSSTGYSNRVKITITTENGINTISGTVFDNDVLRIVEFNGFTFDIEPKGNMILIRNSDVPGVIGEVGRLLGDNGVNIADFRLARGKECALAVILVDSKIDHTVLKKLENIEAAISVSYVEI, encoded by the coding sequence ATGACTAAGCATACAATTGTAGTTTGTGACCATATCCATGAAGATGGATTAAATATTTTACAAAATACGCAAGACATAAATTACGTTTACGCGGCCGATATTGATAAAACTGCTTTATTAGATGTAGTTAAAGATGCTGATGTCGTAATTACGAGATCCTCAACAGATGTAGATGAAAGATTTCTTTCATCTGCAACAAATTTAAAAGCTCTTATTAGAGCTGGTGTTGGTTATGATAATGTAGATATGGATGGTTGTAGTAAAAGAGGAATCATCGCTATGAACGTTCCTACAGCTAATACAATTGCAGCAGTTGAACTTACTATGACTCATTTACTTTCTTGTATGAGAAAAATGCCTTATGCACACTCTCAATTAAAAGATCAAAGAATCTGGAAAAGAGAAGACTGGTATGGTAGAGAATTATTTGGTAAAAAATTAGGTGTTATTGGTTTTGGTAACATAGGTCACAGAGTTGCACTTAGAGCTAAATCTTTTGAAATGGACGTAATAACGTTTGATCCATATGTTCCTTCGACAAAAGCAACAGATTTAGGGATTAAGTATGCATCCTCTTTTGAAGAAATTCTTGACTGTGATATTATTACTATACATACACCAAAAAATAAAGAAACTCTAAATATAATAGGCGAAGAAGAAATAGCAAGAATGAAAGATGGTGTGGTTTTAATTAACTGTGCTAGAGGTGGTTTATATAATGAAGATGCATTGTATAACAACCTTAAATCTGGAAAAATTTCTATGGCAGGAATAGATGTATTTATTAAAGAACCTGCTACTTCAAACAAATTATTAGATTTAGACAATATTATAGTAACTGCACATTTAGGTGCAAATACAAAAGAATCACAAAAACAAATTTCAATTCAAGCGGCACAAAATGCTATTGAAGCAGCACGTGGAATTGCTTATCCAAATGCTTTAAATTTACCAATTGATGAGAGTAAAATTCCTAATTTTGTTAAACCATATATTGAATTAACTCAAAAAATGGCTTTTTTATTAGCACAAAGTGATAAAGCGGCAATACGTTCAATTACTATTTCTGCTCAAGGTGATATTAAAGAGTATTTAGATTCTTTAACTACTTTTGCAACAGTAGGAGCATTAAGTGTTAGTGCTGAGAATGATGTTAATTATGTAAATGCTTCTTTTATTGCAAAAGAAAAAAACATAACATTTGAAGAAACAGAAGTTCTAAGCTCTACTGGTTATTCTAATAGAGTTAAAATTACTATTACTACCGAAAATGGTATTAATACTATTTCTGGTACTGTTTTTGATAATGATGTTCTTAGAATTGTTGAATTTAATGGTTTTACTTTTGATATCGAACCTAAGGGAAATATGATTCTAATTAGAAATTCTGATGTACCTGGTGTTATTGGGGAAGTTGGAAGATTATTAGGTGATAATGGTGTTAATATTGCAGACTTTAGACTGGCACGTGGAAAAGAGTGTGCTTTAGCTGTAATCTTAGTCGATTCAAAAATAGATCATACCGTATTAAAAAAATTAGAAAACATAGAAGCTGCTATTAGCGTTTCTTATGTAGAAATCTAA
- the efp gene encoding elongation factor P, with amino-acid sequence MMAIGMSELKKGMKIEFDGTPYKITDYQHVKPGKGAAFVRCKIKSFLNGKVIEKTFHAGDKCEKPDLEQKVMQFLYDDGEMLQFMDTKTYDQIGLTYSQVGDTEKWIIDGMNVDMLFFNGVAITVEPPATVELIITETPPNFKGDSQGGKKPATLESGAVVQIPFHLIEGDKIKVDTKTGDYVEKVK; translated from the coding sequence ATAATGGCAATAGGAATGAGTGAATTAAAAAAAGGTATGAAAATCGAATTCGATGGAACACCTTATAAAATTACAGATTATCAACATGTAAAACCTGGAAAAGGTGCTGCTTTTGTAAGATGTAAAATCAAATCATTTTTAAATGGAAAAGTAATTGAAAAAACTTTCCATGCTGGTGATAAGTGTGAAAAACCTGATTTAGAACAAAAAGTTATGCAATTTTTGTATGATGATGGTGAAATGTTGCAATTCATGGACACTAAAACTTATGACCAAATTGGTTTAACGTATTCCCAAGTTGGTGATACTGAAAAATGGATTATAGATGGAATGAATGTAGATATGTTATTCTTTAATGGTGTAGCTATTACAGTTGAACCACCTGCTACAGTTGAACTAATTATTACTGAAACTCCTCCTAACTTTAAAGGGGATTCTCAAGGTGGTAAAAAACCTGCAACCTTAGAATCAGGAGCTGTTGTACAAATTCCTTTTCATTTAATTGAAGGTGATAAAATTAAAGTAGACACCAAAACAGGTGACTATGTAGAAAAAGTAAAATAA
- a CDS encoding pyridoxal phosphate-dependent aminotransferase, producing the protein MNDYLSTRIKNISESLTLSLVAKTLELKKRNKPVISLAIGEPDWSCLECAKNAAITAINANKIKYTSANGMLELRREISNRFEELYGIYYNMDEITAGSGAKYILTSVFQTLLNEKDEVILLAPYWLSYPDMIELTGAKCKIIKNDSFKISPDDLKNAINKKTKILLLNSPSNPSGIMYSKDELLLLAQELRKHEQIIIVSDEIYNEIIFDKDLSLAHNLVSLAPDLKNRIVCINGASKTYAMTGYRIGWALGPKKIINKMTAYQSQTTGSASQVSQIACIAALKDKSSYIKDLNLTLLKKKILVCLTIEKIKNLDYINPDGAFYIFLNIKNFFNLSYKGKIISNSEDFANILLNEFYVVTLAGSYFGTEGYLRITLATSTKQILEGLERLENFVNTLKHVN; encoded by the coding sequence ATGAATGATTATCTCTCTACTCGCATTAAAAATATATCTGAATCTCTCACTCTCTCTTTAGTAGCAAAAACACTTGAATTAAAAAAAAGGAATAAACCTGTTATTTCTCTAGCAATCGGTGAACCTGATTGGTCTTGTTTAGAATGTGCTAAAAATGCAGCAATTACAGCTATAAATGCTAATAAAATAAAATATACATCAGCAAATGGAATGCTTGAGTTAAGAAGAGAAATTTCCAATAGATTTGAAGAATTATATGGTATTTATTATAATATGGATGAAATAACAGCTGGAAGTGGAGCAAAATACATACTTACTTCTGTTTTTCAAACTCTTTTAAATGAAAAAGATGAAGTAATTTTATTGGCACCTTATTGGTTGAGTTATCCTGATATGATTGAATTAACAGGTGCAAAATGTAAAATAATTAAAAATGATTCTTTTAAAATAAGCCCTGATGATTTAAAGAATGCAATAAATAAAAAAACAAAAATCTTATTATTAAACTCTCCTTCTAATCCAAGTGGAATTATGTATTCAAAAGATGAACTTTTATTATTGGCCCAAGAGTTAAGAAAACATGAACAAATAATAATTGTATCGGATGAAATATACAATGAAATTATTTTTGATAAAGATTTATCTCTTGCACACAATCTTGTTTCACTTGCACCTGATTTAAAAAATAGAATTGTATGTATTAATGGTGCATCTAAAACGTATGCGATGACGGGATATAGAATTGGTTGGGCCTTGGGTCCCAAAAAAATTATTAATAAAATGACTGCGTATCAAAGTCAAACAACAGGTTCTGCATCTCAAGTATCACAAATAGCTTGTATTGCAGCATTAAAAGACAAATCTTCTTATATTAAAGATCTTAATCTTACACTTTTAAAGAAAAAAATTCTTGTATGTTTAACTATAGAAAAAATAAAAAACCTAGATTATATAAATCCAGATGGAGCTTTTTATATATTTTTGAATATTAAAAATTTTTTCAATCTTAGCTATAAAGGTAAAATAATTAGTAATTCAGAGGATTTTGCAAATATTTTACTTAATGAGTTTTATGTAGTTACACTAGCTGGCTCTTATTTTGGAACAGAGGGATACTTAAGAATTACACTGGCTACGTCAACAAAACAAATATTAGAAGGTTTAGAAAGATTGGAAAATTTTGTTAATACTCTAAAGCATGTTAATTGA
- the ribD gene encoding bifunctional diaminohydroxyphosphoribosylaminopyrimidine deaminase/5-amino-6-(5-phosphoribosylamino)uracil reductase RibD, with product MKIDDNFYMKLALDEAWKYQLLTYPNPAVGSVVVKNGAILSIEAHKSAGQAHAEVNALKAAYLKIHKNDVLKTMHDPFKIHEYLIKNHKGFFKDCEIYVTLEPCNHIGKTPSCANLIKELKLKRVIIAHEDMNKEAAKGIDTLKADNIDIDLGCMKKEAYELLYPFLKWSKSNFIFFKMAQTLNGTVSGKISGNQALAYVHALREKIDLLAIGGNTVRIDKPTLDARYIAGRAPDVFIYSKNKVFDTNIPLFKIPNRKVIISDDLFKLLDYKFIMFEGTYTLLEVLKERIDYLVLIISPKMRTGLNAIAIEQNFKVVHENYIGKEKIVYLKRLTL from the coding sequence ATGAAAATTGATGATAATTTTTATATGAAGTTAGCACTTGATGAAGCGTGGAAATATCAATTATTAACCTATCCTAATCCAGCAGTTGGATCAGTGGTAGTTAAAAATGGGGCAATATTAAGCATTGAAGCACACAAAAGTGCTGGCCAAGCACATGCCGAAGTAAATGCTTTAAAAGCTGCATATTTAAAAATACACAAAAATGATGTTTTAAAAACAATGCATGATCCTTTCAAAATTCATGAATATTTAATTAAAAATCATAAGGGTTTTTTTAAAGATTGTGAAATTTATGTAACGCTGGAACCTTGTAATCATATAGGAAAAACACCTTCTTGTGCAAACTTAATAAAAGAATTAAAGTTAAAGAGAGTGATTATTGCCCATGAGGATATGAATAAAGAAGCAGCTAAGGGGATAGACACTCTTAAAGCAGATAATATAGATATTGATCTAGGTTGTATGAAAAAAGAGGCCTATGAGCTTCTATACCCATTTTTAAAATGGAGTAAAAGCAATTTCATTTTTTTTAAAATGGCACAAACATTAAATGGTACTGTTTCAGGAAAAATATCAGGAAACCAAGCTTTGGCTTATGTTCATGCATTAAGAGAAAAAATTGATCTTTTAGCCATTGGTGGAAATACTGTAAGGATTGATAAACCTACACTTGATGCCAGATATATTGCAGGACGAGCACCTGATGTATTTATTTATTCAAAAAACAAAGTCTTTGATACAAACATTCCTTTATTTAAAATTCCCAATAGAAAAGTAATAATAAGTGATGATTTATTTAAACTTCTGGATTATAAATTCATTATGTTTGAAGGTACTTATACGCTCCTTGAAGTACTAAAAGAAAGAATTGATTATCTAGTATTAATCATCTCTCCCAAAATGAGAACAGGTCTAAATGCTATTGCAATTGAACAAAATTTCAAAGTAGTACATGAAAACTACATTGGAAAAGAAAAAATAGTATATTTAAAAAGATTAACTCTTTAA
- the rimP gene encoding ribosome maturation factor RimP, with the protein MNLEESIRITVEGCDAMLYDIVTAKEHNRNIYRVLVTAKGGINLDKCAEISRLISPILDLNEPLNGDYILEVSSPGIERKLKYPHHYLGSVGEKIKVKNIATEVFRGELLSANNDNIVIKTEFGEETLDYDSILSAATYFEW; encoded by the coding sequence GTGAATTTAGAAGAATCAATTAGAATAACTGTCGAAGGTTGTGATGCAATGTTGTATGATATTGTTACAGCTAAAGAACATAATAGGAATATTTACAGAGTTTTAGTTACTGCAAAGGGCGGTATTAACTTAGATAAATGTGCTGAAATCTCAAGATTGATTTCTCCTATTTTGGATTTAAATGAGCCTTTAAATGGGGATTATATATTAGAAGTAAGCTCTCCTGGTATTGAGCGAAAACTTAAATATCCTCATCATTATTTAGGTTCAGTTGGTGAAAAAATTAAAGTTAAAAATATTGCAACTGAAGTTTTCAGAGGCGAATTATTAAGTGCTAATAATGATAATATTGTTATTAAAACTGAATTTGGTGAAGAAACCTTAGATTATGATTCTATTCTTTCAGCAGCTACTTATTTTGAATGGTAG
- the rbfA gene encoding 30S ribosome-binding factor RbfA, translating to MKSVNLQRTESLLMELIPEALATLNDTRINSLSITAVNCKNGKYDAIVYYDGSDFSKPEHQVLNKLLIKASGAIKSYCLNSTGWYKCPDFKFKADTGLEKSLNIEALFSQIKNKKSES from the coding sequence TTGAAAAGCGTAAACTTACAACGAACAGAATCTTTATTAATGGAGCTAATACCTGAGGCATTAGCTACATTAAATGATACCAGAATTAATTCTTTATCTATTACAGCAGTTAACTGTAAAAATGGTAAATATGATGCTATTGTTTATTATGATGGAAGTGACTTTTCAAAACCTGAGCATCAGGTTTTGAATAAACTTCTTATAAAAGCATCTGGCGCAATTAAGTCTTATTGTTTAAATTCAACAGGCTGGTATAAATGTCCAGACTTTAAATTTAAAGCAGATACAGGATTAGAAAAAAGTCTTAATATAGAAGCTTTATTTTCTCAAATTAAAAATAAAAAGAGTGAATCGTGA